In Achromobacter pestifer, the DNA window CAGCGCGGCGGCGCACATGTCCAGCCGGGCTTGGGCGTCGCGCGGGTCATGCAGCCGCGGCAGCGCCTGGCGGGCCAGCGCATAGGCGTGCAGCCGCGAGGCCTGCACCAAGGGGTTGGCGCCGCGGATCGCGCCCGCATTCATCAACGAGCGCCAGAAAACCGCGACGCCAGTGGACGCCGCCAGCGATGGCGGCGCGGTCAGCAGGGCCTCGCTGTCCCAGAAGATGGCGGCGGGACGGGTCTTGGGGTCGAAGAATTCCAGGCGCGCGCCGCCGTCGGCTGCCCGCAGGGCGGCGCCGGACCGGTTCTGGGCCGAAGTGGCCGCCGTCAGCACGTTAATGAGCGGCAGCTTGGGCTTGAGCAGTCGCGGACTGACGGGAGGCATTCCCACGGCGTACTGCGTCGCCAGGCTGAGCGGATCGCCGGACTCCGCAAGCAGGATGGCGGCCACGCGCGCCGCCTTCAGCACGCTGCCGGCGCCCACGGCAATCAGCAGGTCCGCCTCGCTGGCGCGCGCGGCGTCCACAGCGGCCAGCACATCCTGCAGCGGCGCATCCTTGCCGATGCGCGTGTAGGCGCCCGCGCAGGACGCGCCGAGCAACTCGCGCAGCCTGTGCAGCAAAGGGGTGCGCGTGGCCACACTCTGGCCGCACAGGATGAAGGCGCGCCGCGCATTCAACCTGCCGAGCTCCCGAGGCAGGTGCTTGAGTGCATCGGCGCCCGCGTGCAAGCGCAATGAG includes these proteins:
- a CDS encoding iron-containing alcohol dehydrogenase family protein, with the translated sequence MDSYSSISHSLRLHAGADALKHLPRELGRLNARRAFILCGQSVATRTPLLHRLRELLGASCAGAYTRIGKDAPLQDVLAAVDAARASEADLLIAVGAGSVLKAARVAAILLAESGDPLSLATQYAVGMPPVSPRLLKPKLPLINVLTAATSAQNRSGAALRAADGGARLEFFDPKTRPAAIFWDSEALLTAPPSLAASTGVAVFWRSLMNAGAIRGANPLVQASRLHAYALARQALPRLHDPRDAQARLDMCAAALLQNRDEDDGGRPFDAHWIARVVYALGAALFNRYAHLDQGATHAILTGPAILCFGDLCPEAVQEMSAMLGLPASAVADPSRLVAAIDELLRPLGLPARLSDLSVPADGMAAVIDAAMFNFNADRERELSRHRDRLADLLRQAL